The region GCTTTGCAAGATAATGTAATACTTgaaaagtttcttgaaattattgATTATGAGACTCTTTAGTACCCTATCCTGTTggattttgtttcttttccattttttcattctaagaaacaaatttttaatttgaaatttcatatcattctcctTTTACCTGAATTCGGTTCTTTGTCTCAGAGGCATAAACAATATAGCACTACTACAGGGAATGAGGAAAAGCAAACGTAAGTTATGTATGACTTGTtaacattattttcttttcttttacagTTGCTTTCTCTTTGAACTAGGACACGTAGGATTTCTTTAAACGTGAGATGAAGATATTGTTGCTAATTATGCTTATTcaagaaaatacaaaaaagatTTGTTGTTAATTACTGTTGACCTTacaaacaagagaaaacaagattgtTCAACATCTTAATTCTCAAGGGTTATGAAGCATGGCAGTTTAAATTCGCCATATAAATTGATTGAAATTGTGAATGAAGTTGTTTCAATAAGGATTAGGACCTTGAATTTGCTTCTTGGGCAAGGGGAGTTCATGCAATGAACTTGGATTTTCAAGGTCAATTAGGGATGGATTGGcaaatttctagagtttatTAATACTTGATTTGTTCTTTTATTGAGTTCTCTTTAAGAATACAATTGATGTACGGATGGTTTGATCCATGTCGTATTTGGTTTTAGCCCAGTTAAAATTGATATCATTAGTCCTGTAATTACTATCaatttttctaattaatttaaCTTTACTTCCTTTAGAAGTTGTTTAAAAAAGTCATAATTATaacccaagggtgtggcctagcgGTCAATAAGATGAAATAAATCTGATTCCCCGATATATCTGATTTTTTCTTCTCTAAGCTACTATTTTCATGGAACTTATTTACACATGCTCCTCGTAATCTAGATTTATGAGTTCCCAAGCACTGCCTAGAGATTGGGCaatgttttatgttttgtgcATCTTACGATCTTGTATACACGCTGTGTTTCTCTGCCAAATAGTACTTTATTTCACAATACATGGTTAATTTGATCTTGGATTGCAGTCCAATTTCTTGTGGCATAACTTCACCTCTCATATGGCTGGTGGGGTGCCCACAAGATTACACATATCTGCTTTTGTTCTCCTCAAACTTCTACATGTTCTCTCTTTGCACAGAATATCGGTAACATTTGTTGACAAGGATGGAGAAGAGAAGCATATCAAAGTCCCTGTTGGAATGTCTTTGTTAGAAGCTGCACATGAGAATGACATTGAGCTTGAAGGTTAGCCTTGTTGAGGCATATGCTaaatctcttatgttgattCAATATTGGCATCCTTAACCAGTTTAGTCTAGATTTTCAGGATGATATACGGCCTCTATGAATCTGGTCACTGCTTTCAGTTAGTTTGCCTTTATTGGGCTGATATTGTGATCAAACTTTGCCACCTTGCAATCGTTCTTATCCAAAAAACATAGAGTAACTAATTAATAGATTAATAATCTAAATTCACATTTTGACTCTTGGAGTGAATGTGAGGGAAGACCCTGAGTTGTTTCAAAGTTGGTGAAAGTGAGTCTGAATTCAAAGAAATTCAAAAGGAATACTGGGAGCACCTCAAGTGTTCTCGTACTAACATTCTTTCCAAATTATGGGGTAatctttcaatttcaattttaccTTTAGACAATTAGTGCCTCATTTACACAGGTCTGGTTAACGATACTAAGTGACACATCAGTCCTCCTACAATTAGGATTGTCTACCAAAAATGCTTTGGGTGTGACTGGTGAAATTTACATTTGTTAGCATATCTACCTTTCGGTGCCATATCGTCTGTTAAGTCTAACCAAACAAAATTGGCTTTGATGCAGGAGCATGTGAAGGGTCACTTGCCTGTTCCACATGTCATGTGATAGTTATGGTATGTAATCCTATGATTAGGCCAATGCCACAAAATTATCTGGATCAAGATTTCATTTGAACGTTGTGATGTTGTAACTGAGCTACATTTGTTATCTGAACGTTGACGACTCTGGACAGGATGTGGACAAATACAACATGCTGGAAGATCCAACAGACGAAGAGAATGACATGTTGGATCTTGCGTTTGGCCTCACAGAGACGTAGGTCCCTTCTATTCATATTATTTTTCAGTTATTGTAATATTCTCAAGCTTCTCATATATTCTGCATTTGTTCTCTGCAGGTCTCGTCTAGGTTGTCAAGTAATTGCAAAACCTGAACTTGATGGAATTCGGGTAGCTCTTCCTGCAGCCACGAGAAACTTTGCTGTTGATGGCTTTAAACCGAAACCACATTAGAGAATCTCTAACATGGATAAAGGATTACTCATGGGTATCTACCGAAAATGAAAGCCAATTTTGTAGGCCTCTTACAAGTGAGTGTATAATAATACCTTTAGGGTGAATATGGCATCACATATTATGCTGGAAATTGTGACCAAAGTCAGCTGTTGTTTAGGCATTTAGTCAAAGAAAATGattgattattttattaataatatccAAGGCTTAGCTACTCTTTTTGTCGATGTATCTTTTCACTAGGTTTTCATTTTTGACTTTGGTTAAACATTTGTACCAAATCAACATTAAAGTGTCTTATTGTCATTCAAGGATGCTTCAATCCACAACTCTTGGCAGGTgtattatgttttttttctttgtcgtTTTAATATTTACTTCTCTATATGTATGCAAAATATATGTCACTGTTCATGAGAGTGTAATGGATGATTAGGCAATATGAAGTATCTCTTTTGGTTTCCCTTTGTTGTTGGTTCTTGTTATACAGGAGGAAAGTAATTGAATGATCCAATGTGCAGAAACAAGAGCCAGCTATCcaaatagaaaaatcaagactTCTCTTTTCTCAAGATTTATACAAggttttttgaaaaagaaaaggaagtatTCCAAGTTATAACTTTAAGATAAAATATTCGTTTATCAGAAGTTATTTTAATCCTTCTTTGGTCGGTTGTTGGAGAACGTTTGTTGGAGAAACGGGATCTTTAATCCTCAACTTCAGGGAATCaatcaaagagaaaaaaaccggggaattttctaaaaatatattcTTCTATTTAGGttaataaaaatgtgttatATATTTGTTCCATGTTTTCCACACTTGAAACTTTCACAGAGAATAACGTTACCTTTTATCATCCACAGtttgggagaaaatattatCGATTTTATTTGATGCATTATTGGGGTGGTatgcaaaagaaaaagagagaaagaaaaaacaactaaaagaattaaaattaaaaatgagtTCAAGATCATCGTAATTTAGGGTGAATCTTGCATCAGTTTCATACATTTGCTTGACAATAGCCCAACGGATCATTAATTTCAGTTATGGCCTTATATTTTGTAAGGTACTAGTTTTAGcgtacgtgcgttgcacgtgtcaataaattaaaaattatatactaAATAACAAATCATGTAAAAAAGCAATGGACGTTAAAATAGATACAACATTTAtttaaatgacaaaaataatattattacatTGACTTAGTTATTGACTTACGTGTAATAAGTATTTAGATTTTCCACGTGCATGAAATTGAGGAACGACTAATTTCTTTTAAGTACACATAATATTGCTATCACAAAAACATTCTTAAGCTTGAAAATTTAACAAAAGAATAACCAATAACAACTAAATTTCTTAAAAGTGCATGAAATTATTATCACAAAAGATATCCAAAAATTTGGAAGTTTAACGAAACAATAAACAATAACTACTAATTTCTTAGAAGTACATGTCTTCGTCATCACAAGAATATCCATAAGctgaaaataaatgaactaTAAACAACATATGAAGATGGATGACAAAATagatttttgaaaacaaaactttgttAGGTGAAATAAAAAGCAAATTATATCGAGCTTAGTTGTAATCAAACAAGTGAACAATGGTCATACCAAGCTGAGAGGTAAATTTATTGGTGACTATTGAAATTAAAAGCTAATACTCCCTAAAAAAATTGATGATGAAGACCGTAGAATAATAACTTCTTTTACAAAAATACTAGTTTCAGcgtacgtgcgttgcacgtgtcaataaaataaattctatgcaaaaagaaaaagattatgTAAAATAGCAATGGACATCAAAATAGATACACTATTCATTTAAATAACAAAATTGTACATTGAATTGAACTTTTACGGGGTATTTATATATTATCCTTGAAATCTAAAGAGAGAATTTCatctataaaaaaatattttgatatttaaaGGGTTAGATTAAATTAACTTAAAAAATGTTATTAACTATAGTTAATGAGTTAATGAGATAAGTTTTAGGAAAATACTCACTAACATTGGTAAGATAAATCTCAACTCCCACAAATTTGGAAACCAATAATATCGTTACTTACTATAAtcattacttttatttttatatgttttacaTTCAGATTTTTTTAATGAGATGAAACTAAGTAAAATTTCAATGTAatcctctttttttccttttctttttctccatcatctctttctctcCTCTACAACCTTTTGATTAATCTACCCTTTTTATTTGCAAGATCATATATCGaataattcataaaaaaaattaaaaaaaatatacaacgCACTTTTCGAGTTCAATCCCGTCTTAAACTTTTTAGAATGAATCGTGTTTTTTTGTTTGCATTTGAATTAGTAAGTGGTCCTTAACTAACTATGTTCTTAATTTAGAGATATGATGAAAAAATCAAATGTGggaataatattattttatgattaaaaaacaataattttGTAATTACTCGGTAGTCACAAAATCTAATTTTATTAAGATAAATTTTATAGTTGTATTAACGATAATAATTGATATTAATGGGTTTCtaaattatgaaagtgtgaGATTTTCTTGGAGATTGATTTCCCAAATTAAATCCTTAACCATAGTTAAGATCTATGTTAAGTTAATTCAATCTAAgcctttaaataaaaaaataagacacGTGTCAATCATCTAACTATGCACTTAAGGAAATGGAGGGGAGCCTAATCCTATGAATTGTAATTTGTACATAGTTTATTTAGGACTCCATTTATATGTAAGGAATTATTAATTACTATACTACGTAACTGCTTGACACTAAATAGGTTTCACAATCAATGTGTATCTATggctctttctctttttctcttaaaGTA is a window of Lycium ferocissimum isolate CSIRO_LF1 chromosome 12, AGI_CSIRO_Lferr_CH_V1, whole genome shotgun sequence DNA encoding:
- the LOC132039897 gene encoding adrenodoxin-like protein 2, mitochondrial — its product is MVGFHVRRIAHRLTRSSLLLHDYASAHESFLKVGFRSTYSTVAKNRTWGLFPSSCSNATLACTPGTSYGPLSRYQILPDLRHKQYSTTTGNEEKQTISVTFVDKDGEEKHIKVPVGMSLLEAAHENDIELEGACEGSLACSTCHVIVMDVDKYNMLEDPTDEENDMLDLAFGLTETSRLGCQVIAKPELDGIRVALPAATRNFAVDGFKPKPH